The following DNA comes from Poecilia reticulata strain Guanapo linkage group LG16, Guppy_female_1.0+MT, whole genome shotgun sequence.
tataaaaagttgctaaattttGTAGTATTTacctttaattatcttttattattcCCATGTTTGCATGTATGATCAAATATTCTTAGATTAAGTTCTTTAAATCTTTTCCTTACATTTCTTGCAACtttaaatgcttgttttgtcCAGCCTCAACCATGGCCCGCATGGATCAGGTCATCACAAACATTGTGGACATTTTCATGGAGTACGCTGATGACGGTGGCAAGAAATGTCAGCTGAACAAGGAGGAGCTCAAAAAGCTCTTCGAACAGGAAATCCAGAGCCCCGACTTAAAGGTGTAGCAGCTTAATTAAGAAAATACGTGCAACGTTTGTGCAGGCCGGTGTTTTCattgttcctgctgctgctaacACTGTTATGTTTGCGTCCAGGATAAAATCAGTGCAGGTGACATCGAGGAAGCAATGGAGATGTTGGACAAAAACCACGACGGAGAGGTGAACTTCCGCGAGTTCTGTCGGTGTGTGACAGAGCTCGCTAAATGCTACTACCACAAGAAGACGGGAAGGGGAGGGAGAAGAGGCAGGGGGAGAAACCAGGAGGGGGAAGAGGGAGAAGGCTGAAGAAACTAAAAGGTCCAAccaaataagagaaaaatactAGATGTGGTACTGCTGACTCTTcaagctgctgaaaaaaaaacaacttttcttgtttgctgGTTTCCAAAGTAACGTGCataatgtctgaaaataaattatagcTATGAAGTCTGACTCTGTCGTGTTTAAAGAGAGGCTCATCAAACATTCAACAGGGCTTTGTTGTGCACATGTCACTGTCTGCCCCTCCTCACAGGTCTAAGCTGGATCTGCTCTTATTTCTTTCAAAtctctgcactgcaaaaactgaaatcttagtaagattaaatatcttaaattaaggagatttttcttgttttctttctgacaagataatttttctcaccaagagggatttatgttagaatatttttcttattNNNNNNNNNNNNNNNNNNNNNNNNNNNNNNNNNNNNNNNNNNNNNNNNNNNNNNNNNNNNNNNNNNNNNNNNNNNNNNNNNNNNNNNNNNNNNNNNNNNNNNNNNNNNNNNNNNNNNNNNNNNNNNNNNNNNNNNNNNNNNNNNNNNNNNNNNNNNNNNNNNNNNNNNNNNNNNNNNNNNNNNNNNNNNNNNNNNNNNNNNNNNNNNNNNNNNNNNNNNNNNNNNNNNNNNNNNNNNNNNNNNNNNNNNNNNNNNNNNNNNNNNNNNNNNNNNNNNNNNNNNNNNNNNNNNNNNNNNNNNNNNNNNNNNNNNNNNNNNNNNNNNNNNNNNNNNNNNNNNNNNNNNNNNNNNNNNNNNNNNNNNNNNNNNNNNNNNNNNNNNNNNNNNNNNNNNNNNNNNNNNNNNNNNNNNNNNNNNNNNNNNNNNNNNNNNNNNNNNNNNNNNNNNNNNNNNNNNNNNNNNNNNNNNNNNNNNNNNNNNNNNNNNNNNNNNNNNNNNNNNNNNNNNNNNNNNNNNNNNNNNNNNNNNNNNNNNNNNNNNNNNNNNNNNNNNNNNNNNNNNNNNNNNNNNNNNNNNNNNNNNNNNNNNNNNNNNNNNNNNNNNNNNNNNNNNNNNNNNNNNNNNNNNNNNNNNNNNNNNNNNNNNNNNNNNNNNNNNNNNNNNNNNNNNNNNNNNNNNNNNNNNNNNNNNNNNNNNNNNNNNNNNNNNNNNNNNNNNNNNNNNNNNNNNNNNNNNNNNNNNNNNNNNNNNNNNNNNNNNNNNNNNNNNNNNNNNNNNNNNNNNNNNNNNNNNNNNNNNNNNNNNNNNNNNNNNNNNNNNNNNNNNNNNNNNNNNNNNNNNNNNNNNNNNNNNNNNNNNNNNNNNNNNNNNNNNNNNNNNNNNNNNNNNNNNNNNNNNNNNNNNNNNNNNNNNNNNNNNNNNNNNNNNNNNNNNNNNNNNNNNNNNNNNNNNNNNNNNNNNNNNNNNNNNNNNNNNNNNNNNNNNNNNNNNNNNNNNNNNNNNNNNNNNNNNNNNNNNNNNNNNNNNNNNNNNNNNNNNNNNNNNNNNNNNNNNNNNNNNNNNNNNNNNNNNNNNNNNNNNNNNNNNNNNNNNNNNNNNNNNNNNNNNNNNNNNNNNNNNNNNNNNNNNNNNNNNNNNNNNNNNNNNNNNNNNNNNNNNNNNNNNNNNNNNNNNNNNNNNNNNNNNNNNNNNNNNNNNNNNNNNNNNNNNNNNNNNNNNNNNNNNNNNNNNNNNNNNNNNNNNNNNNNNNNNNNNNNNNNNNNNNNNNNNNNNNNNNNNNNNNNNNNNNNNNNNNNNNNNNNNNNNNN
Coding sequences within:
- the s100w gene encoding S100 calcium binding protein W encodes the protein MARMDQVITNIVDIFMEYADDGGKKCQLNKEELKKLFEQEIQSPDLKDKISAGDIEEAMEMLDKNHDGEVNFREFCRCVTELAKCYYHKKTGRGGRRGRGRNQEGEEGEG